A DNA window from Dunckerocampus dactyliophorus isolate RoL2022-P2 chromosome 17, RoL_Ddac_1.1, whole genome shotgun sequence contains the following coding sequences:
- the LOC129170038 gene encoding ras-GEF domain-containing family member 1B-A-like — translation MSSYREMGNSLVSASLEALIQHVAYYPDRSDFFNFLLSSRLFLRPYDLMTRVCRLCLEQRRSGDDLPDQIRFYEMAQKLVQLMTEWTETFPYDFSDERIMGCLGEITHHVISQDEYSLRDIQQVTHRLKKRLSVLVQYEEEFPALNSVLAEHPASLKSKNESGQRSGILSVCDDPVILAQQLTHIELDRMSLIGPEEFIQSFIVKTPKVKRQSSNLEAYVKWFNRLSSLVATEICMPTKKKHRARVVKFFIGVAQQCLDIGNFNSFMAIIAGMNTSSVSRLKKAWNKDNTRTFKILEHLMDPSYNFKNYGTALCDATERSNTEDNIQEKIVIPFFCLLMKDVFFLDESCANRLPNGHINLEKLEDITKPISKFLLWRQTICPFDREDKILQYLITTPVFTEEEPQLTCDKSKGNMETDSHRSFWGFLTQGFKKNTKQ, via the exons ATGTCCAGCTACAGGGAAATGGGAAACAGTTTGGTTTCAGCATCTCTTGAGGCGCTGATCCAACACGTGGCTTATTACCCTGAT AGGTCAGACTTCTTCAACTTCCTGTTGAGTTCACGCCTCTTCTTGCGGCCCTACGACCTCATGACACGAGTTTGTCGCCTGTGCTTGGAACAGCGGCGCTCTGGAGATGATCTGCCAGATCAG ATACGTTTCTATGAAATGGCGCAGAAGCTGGTGCAGCTGATGACCGAGTGGACTGAGACCTTTCCATATGACTTCAGCGATGAGCGGATCATGGGTTGTCTCGGAGAAATAACGCACCATGTGATCAGTCAGGACGAG TACTCATTGCGAGACATACAGCAGGTGACCCACCGCCTTAAGAAACGTCTGTCAGTACTCGTCCAATATGAAGAGGAATTCCCTGCGCTGAACTCCGTGCTGGCCGAGCATCCCGCTTCCCTGAAAAGCAAAAATGAATCGGGGCAAAGAAGCGGAATACTGAGCGTGTGCGATGACCCCGTCATCCTCGCCCAGCAGCTCACACACATTGAACTG GACAGGATGAGTTTGATCGGGCCTGAGGAGTTCATCCAGTCATTCATTGTGAAGACCCCTAAG GTTAAGCGTCAGAGCAGCAACCTTGAGGCGTACGTGAAGTGGTTCAACAGACTGAGCTCCCTTGTGGCCACTGAGATCTGTATG CCGACAAAGAAGAAACACCGAGCACGGGTGGTCAAGTTCTTCATCGGCGTGGCTCAGCAGTGTTTGGACATCGGAAACTTCAACTCCTTCATGGCCATCATTG CTGGGATGAACACGAGTTCTGTTTCCAGGCTGAAAAAGGCCTGGAATAAAGACAACACTCGCACGTTTAAAATCCTAGAG CACCTGATGGACCCGTCCTATAACTTCAAGAACTATGGCACTGCGCTCTGCGACGCCACTGAGAGGTCCAACACTGAAGACAACATCCAGGAGAAGATTGTCATTCCTTTCTTCTGTCTTCTCATGAAAGACGTCTTCTTCCTGGATGAAAGCTGTGCCAACAGGCTTCCAAATGGACACATCAACCTTGAG aaACTGGAGGATATTACAAAGCCGATCAGCAAGTTTCTGCTCTGGCGTCAGACCATCTGCCCATTCGACAGAGAAGACAAAATCCTCCAGTACCTCATCACCACGCCAGTCTTCACTGAAGAAG AGCCTCAGCTGACCTGTGATAAGAGCAAAGGCAACATGGAGACGGACAGCCATCGATCTTTTTGGGGGTTCCTCACgcaaggctttaaaaaaaacacaaaacaataa
- the LOC129170324 gene encoding ras-GEF domain-containing family member 1B-A-like, translated as MYSYREMGNSLVSASLEALIQHVDYYPDRPYAYNFLLTSRLFLQPYDLMKRVCHLCLEQRSEDDLQDQICFYEVVKKLVQLMTEWTESFPYDFSDERMMHSLRDITHHVAGVDEYSLRDIQQVTHRLMKRLSVLVQYEEEFAALNSVLAEHPASLKSKNESGQRSGILSVCDDPVILAQQLTHIELDRMSLIGPEDFTQSFAVKTPKVKRQSSNLEAYVKWFNRLSSLVATEICMPTKKKHRARVVKFFISVAQQCLDIGNFNSFMAIIAGMNMSSVSRLKKAWNKDNTRTFKILEHLMDPSYNFKNYRTALCDATEKSNTEDNIQEKIVIPFFCLLMKDVFFLDESCANRLPNGHINLEKLEDITKPISKFLLWRQAICKFPRDDTIRQHLITTPVFTEDELHLISDKSSGDVKDSHQSFWGFLTKGFKKNTKQ; from the exons ATGTACAGCTACAGGGAAATGGGAAACAGTTTGGTTTCAGCATCTCTTGAGGCGCTGATCCAACACGTGGATTATTACCCTGAC AGGCCGTACGCCTACAACTTCCTGTTGACTTCACGCCTCTTCCTGCAGCCCTACGATCTCATGAAACGAGTTTGTCACCTGTGTTTGGAGCAGCGCTCTGAAGACGACCTGCAAGATCAG ATATGCTTCTACGAGGTGGTGAAGAAGCTGGTGCAGCTGATGACCGAGTGGACTGAGAGCTTTCCATATGACTTCAGCGATGAGCGGATGATGCATTCTCTCAGAGACATAACGCACCATGTGGCCGGTGTGGACGAG TACTCATTGCGAGACATACAGCAGGTGACCCACCGCCTTATGAAACGTCTGTCAGTACTCGTCCAATATGAAGAGGAATTCGCTGCGCTGAATTCCGTGCTGGCCGAGCATCCCGCTTCCCTGAAGAGCAAAAATGAATCGGGGCAAAGAAGCGGAATACTGAGCGTGTGCGATGACCCCGTCATCCTCGCCCAGCAGCTCACACACATTGAACTG GACAGGATGAGTTTGATCGGGCCTGAGGACTTCACACAGTCATTCGCCGTGAAGACCCCTAAG GTTAAGCGTCAGAGCAGCAACCTTGAGGCGTACGTGAAGTGGTTCAACAGACTGAGCTCCCTTGTGGCCACTGAGATCTGTATG CCGACAAAGAAGAAACACCGAGCACGGGTGGTCAAGTTCTTCATCAGCGTGGCTCAGCAGTGTTTGGACATCGGAAACTTCAACTCCTTCATGGCCATCATTG CTGGGATGAACATGAGTTCTGTTTCCAGGCTGAAAAAGGCCTGGAATAAAGACAACACTCGCACGTTTAAAATCCTAGAG CACCTGATGGACCCGTCCTATAACTTCAAGAACTATCGCACTGCGCTCTGCGACGCCACTGAGAAGTCCAACACTGAAGACAACATCCAGGAGAAGATTGTCATTCCTTTCTTCTGTCTTCTCATGAAAGACGTCTTCTTCCTGGATGAAAGCTGTGCCAACAGGCTTCCAAATGGACACATCAACCTTGAG aaactgGAGGATATCACAAAGCCCATCAGCAAGTTTCTGCTCTGGCGTCAGGCCATATGCAAATTCCCCAGAGATGACACAATCCGCCAGCATCTCATCACCACGCCAGTCTTCACTGAAGATG AGCTCCATCTGATCTCTGATAAGAGCAGCGGCGATGTCAAGGACAGCCATCAATCTTTTTGGGGCTTCCTCactaaaggctttaaaaaaaacacaaaacaataa